Genomic DNA from Candidatus Koribacter versatilis Ellin345:
TTCTGCGCCTCGGATTTGCCCGGCCACAACTTCACAATTACATGTGGCATTCACTCTTCTCCTAGCGGTTGATCATCCTTTGCGCGCCTTCCGAATAGCGCGCGCCCGCCACCTGAATACTCGACGACGCCTCGTTCAACTCGCGAAGATCTTCTGCCGTAAGTTCCACATTCACCGCCCCAAGGTTCTCGTCCAACCGATGCAGCTTCGTCGTACCGGGAATCGGCACCATCCATGGCTTCTGCGCCAGCACCCACGCCAGCGCGACCTGTGCGGTTGTCGCGTTCTTCTTTTTCGCGAACTCAGCAATCAGGTCAACCACCGCCTGGTTCGCCTTGCGGTTCTCCTCGGCGAAGCGCGGCACTGTGTTCCGGAAATCGTTCGGATCGAACTTCGTGTCTTGCTTGATCGCCCCGGTCAAAAAGCCCTTGCCCAGCGGACTAAACGGCACAAACCCAATGCCAAGTTTTTCCAGCGTCGGCAGAATCACGTCTTCCGGCTCGCGCCACCACAGCGAATACTCGCTCTGCAGCGCAGTCACCGGTTGCACCGCATGCGCCCGACGAATCACTTCGACACCCGCTTCCGAAAGTCCGAAGTGCTTCACCTTGCCCGCCTGGATCAGGTCCTTCACCGCGCCCGCCACATCTTCAATCGGAACGTTCGGATCCACGCGGTGCTGATACAGCAAATCGATGCGGTCCGTCCGCAGCCGCTTCAACGACGCTTCCGCTACTTCCTTAATGTGCTCTGGACGGCTGTCCAGCCCAGCGCTCTTCCCGTTCTCGTCAATCTTGAAGCCAGACTTCGTCGCGATCACCACATCATCGCGGAACGGCTCCAGCGCCTCGCCCACAAGCTCTTCGTTCGTATACGCGCCATATATTTCCGCAGTATCGAAGAACGTAACCCCGCGCTCCACGGCCCCGCGAATCAGCGCAATCCCCTGCTGCTTCTCCACCGCCGGCCCCAGCCCAAAGCTCAGCCCCATACACCCCAGTCCAAGTTCCGAAACTTCCAAGTTCTGCCCAAGCTTGCGCTTCTTCATGATGGCTCCTTCCAACAGCAGATTCATCCTACGCAAGAACCGTCACTCTCTGTTGCTCGACCGTCCAATTCAGATGCCAGGCACCTGTGACCCTTAGCACGACAACCCGTGTCTCCCATCACATCCTCTTCCCAAATCACGCGATACTCTGCGCAAGTGGCCCAGTCCCACCAGCCCGACCCGGCTC
This window encodes:
- a CDS encoding aldo/keto reductase, which gives rise to MKKRKLGQNLEVSELGLGCMGLSFGLGPAVEKQQGIALIRGAVERGVTFFDTAEIYGAYTNEELVGEALEPFRDDVVIATKSGFKIDENGKSAGLDSRPEHIKEVAEASLKRLRTDRIDLLYQHRVDPNVPIEDVAGAVKDLIQAGKVKHFGLSEAGVEVIRRAHAVQPVTALQSEYSLWWREPEDVILPTLEKLGIGFVPFSPLGKGFLTGAIKQDTKFDPNDFRNTVPRFAEENRKANQAVVDLIAEFAKKKNATTAQVALAWVLAQKPWMVPIPGTTKLHRLDENLGAVNVELTAEDLRELNEASSSIQVAGARYSEGAQRMINR